One Cryptomeria japonica chromosome 9, Sugi_1.0, whole genome shotgun sequence genomic window carries:
- the LOC131058745 gene encoding cytochrome P450 71AU50-like, translating into MAWLNSSAVELGFPLILLWMIYRFITKRKCQRNKGKLGLPPGPRPWPLIGNLHLLGSLPHKSLADLAKKYGPIMSLRLVSVPTIVASSPAMAKEFLKTHDLIFANRPFSAAAHYMAYQRRNMVFSAYGEYWRQIRKLCTVELLTTKRTESFSWVREEEVSAMVRSVWEKSNKGMRCTELRKPISSFTLNIICRMFAGRTFSDQELGGGEWFLKMMDEIMHLGGVFVLGDYIPSLAFLDLGGFCRRMQAAHKIYDEFADNLIDEHVERRRAKKSESLDIVDVLLDMAESDNSAIEVSRVQMKAIIWDMLSGGVETSAATVEGPMTELLRNPQVMARAQQEIDLQVGRDRIVRESDLVNLEYLRFVVNETFRLHPPGPLLVPHESTEGCNVGGYYIPPKTRLYVNIWAIGRDESVWEDALEFKTERFIGSSIDVKGHHFELLTFGAGRRVCPGIPMGLANVYLVLAQLIHCFDWSAEGDLDRDEEFGLTLPRKRPLSALPSWRLTTDEPL; encoded by the exons ATGGCATGGCTCAATTCCTCTGCTGTAGAGTTAGGTTTTCCGCTCATCCTGCTCTGGATGATATACAGATTTATCACAAAGAGGAAGTGCCAGAGAAACAAGGGGAAGTTGGGATTGCCACCAGGGCCACGGCCATGGCCACTGATAGGCAATCTCCATCTTTTGGGAAGCCTCCCTCACAAGTCTCTAGCTGACCTCGCAAAAAAGTACGGGCCCATCATGTCTCTCCGCCTGGTCTCGGTACCCACGATTGTGGCCTCTTCTCCTGCCATGGCCAAAGAATTCCTTAAAACCCACGATCTGATCTTCGCAAACAGGCCATTTTCAGCGGCGGCCCATTACATGGCCTACCAGCGCAGAAACATGGTGTTTTCCGCCTACGGAGAGTACTGGCGACAAATCAGAAAGCTCTGCACAGTTGAATTACTGACGACCAAGAGAACGGAGTCATTCAGCTGGGTCAGGGAGGAAGAGGTGTCTGCCATGGTGCGATCTGTGTGGGAGAAGAGCAACAAGGGCATGCGCTGCACCGAACTGCGGAAGCCCATCTCCTCCTTCACACTCAACATTATCTGCAGAATGTTTGCAGGAAGAACTTTCTCCGACCAGGAACTGGGCGGTGGAGAGTGGTTTTTAAAGATGATGGATGAGATTATGCATCTCGGCGGAGTATTTGTTCTCGGAGACTATATTCCCTCTCTTGCCTTTCTCGATTTGGGAGGCTTCTGCCGCCGTATGCAGGCTGCTCATAAAATATACGATGAGTTTGCTGACAACCTCATCGATGAGCACGTTGAACGGAGAAGGGCGAAAAAGTCAGAGTCTCTGGACATTGTGGATGTGCTGCTCGACATGGCTGAGAGCGACAATTCTGCGATAGAAGTCTCTCGCGTTCAAATGAAAGCAATCATCTGG GACATGTTAAGCGGTGGAGTAGAGACATCTGCGGCAACTGTAGAAGGGCCAATGACTGAGCTGCTGAGAAATCCTCAAGTGATGGCAAGGGCGCAGCAAGAGATTGACTTACAGGTTGGGAGAGATCGCATCGTAAGGGAAAGTGATCTTGTAAATTTAGAGTACTTGCGATTTGTGGTGAATGAAACATTTCGATTACATCCACCAGGCCCCTTGCTCGTGCCACACGAATCCACTGAGGGTTGCAATGTGGGAGGATATTACATTCCACCAAAAACAAGGCTGTATGTTAACATTTGGGCAATCGGAAGGGATGAAAGTGTTTGGGAAGATGCTTTAGAATTTAAGACCGAGAGATTTATTGGTTCAAGCATAGACGTGAAAGGCCATCACTTTGAATTGCTGACTTTCGGAGCAGGAAGGAGAGTATGCCCTGGGATTCCCATGGGCCTTGCTAATGTTTACTTGGTTCTGGCTCAGCTCATACATTGCTTTGATTGGAGTGCAGAGGGTGATTTGGATAGGGATGAAGAGTTCGGATTGACCCTACCAAGGAAGAGGCCTCTCTCTGCTCTTCCCTCCTGGAGGCTCACCACCGATGAGCCACTATAA